A region of Lycium barbarum isolate Lr01 chromosome 3, ASM1917538v2, whole genome shotgun sequence DNA encodes the following proteins:
- the LOC132631152 gene encoding uncharacterized protein LOC132631152 — MDHSTGKPGFFRNVLVRLCIFCVVIVCCRFAYVVTLKGETCDLGDFCFFALPENLDVISGVGQLAESISASITEDAGNNAPAKPKKSGPIPELWAHEDFQKLAQFYSSVFQDLVSEGFLNPNSKTLCVETPNGADVFALREIGIEDSVGIYKKGLKPLVITSKGGKYPFDDETFDFVFSGNGMMDKSLKPGDFASEICRTLKPEGFLVVHTGSKDTYSFNSFLHLFNCCTLVKTRNIDDPSMSDSSVSSIREIVMKKVAGDVYNVDEVRGDSKNKCNVPDYKMKLIRNAEPLIKEEPKKPWITLKKNAQSIKYLPSMADISFKQRYVYVDVGSRSYGSSIVSWFKKQYPKQNKTFEIYAVEADKTFQGQYKEKKGVTLLPYAAWVRNETLSFEINQDPGHKDVPKGRGMGRIQPVESSGEAASEVDLIQGFDFAEWLKSAVSEKDYVVMKMDVEGTEFELIPRLIETGAICLIDEVFLECHYNRWQKCCPGERSSKYQNTYGQCLDLFTSLRESGVLVHQWW, encoded by the coding sequence ATGGATCATAGTACGGGAAAACCGGGATTTTTTAGAAATGTTTTGGTACGTTTGTGCATTTTTTGTGTTGTGATTGTTTGTTGCCGGTTTGCTTATGTTGTTACTCTCAAAGGTGAAACGTGTGACCTCGGCGATTTTTGTTTCTTCGCTTTGCCGGAAAATTTAGACGTTATTTCCGGCGTCGGCCAGCTGGCTGAGTCTATATCAGCCAGCATAACGGAGGATGCCGGAAATAACGCTCCGGCAAAGCCCAAAAAAAGTGGGCCCATACCGGAATTATGGGCCCacgaagatttccaaaaattggcccAATTTTATTCATCAGTGTTTCAAGATCTTGTTTCTGAAGGTTTTTTAAACCCGAATTCGAAGACCCTTTGTGTTGAAACTCCAAATGGTGCTGATGTTTTTGCTTTACGGGAAATTGGGATTGAAGATTCTGTTGGGATTTATAAGAAAGGTTTAAAGCCTTTGGTTATTACAAGTAAAGGTGGTAAATATCCGTTTGATGATGAGACTTTTGATTTCGTGTTTTCGGGTAATGGAATGATGGATAAGTCATTGAAACCGGGGGATTTTGCTTCGGAGATATGTAGGACATTGAAACCCGAAGGGTTTTTGGTGGTTCATACAGGTTCTAAAGATACGTATAGTTTCAATTCATTCCTTCATTTGTTTAATTGTTGTACATTGGTTAAGACTAGGAATATTGATGATCCAAGTATGAGTGATTCAAGTGTGAGTAGCATACGTGAGATTGTTATGAAAAAGGTCGCTGGAGACGTATATAATGTTGATGAAGTGAGGGGTGATTCGAAGAACAAATGTAATGTTCCGGATTATAAAATGAAGCTGATAAGAAATGCTGAGCCTTTGATTAAAGAGGAACCGAAAAAACCATGGATTACACTAAAGAAGAACGCACAGAGTATAAAGTATTTGCCATCGATGGCGGATATCAGTTTTAAGCAGAGgtatgtgtatgttgatgttggatCGAGGAGTTATGGTTCGAGCATTGTGAGTTGGTTTAAGAAACAGTATCCGAAGCAAAACAAGACGTTTGAGATATACGCGGTTGAGGCTGACAAGACGTTCCAAGGGCAGTATAAGGAGAAGAAAGGGGTTACTTTGTTGCCGTATGCAGCTTGGGTGAGGAACGAGACATTGTCGTTTGAGATTAATCAAGATCCTGGTCATAAGGACGTTCCGAAAGGGCGAGGAATGGGAAGAATTCAACCTGTTGAATCGTCTGGTGAGGCTGCGAGTGAGGTGGATTTGATACAAGGTTTTGACTTTGCAGAATGGTTGAAAAGTGCGGTATCGGAGAAGGATTATGTGGTAATGAAGATGGATGTTGAAGGAACTGAATTTGAGCTGATTCCAAGATTGATtgaaactggggcaatttgtttgATTGATGAAGTGTTTCTTGAATGCCATTATAATAGGTGGCAGAAATGTTGCCCTGGTGAGAGATCATCCAAGTATCAGAATACATATGGACAGTGTTTGGATCTCTTTACTTCTCTAAGAGAAAGTGGAGTTCTTGTTCATCAATGGTGGTGA